A region from the Antennarius striatus isolate MH-2024 chromosome 22, ASM4005453v1, whole genome shotgun sequence genome encodes:
- the hcfc2 gene encoding host cell factor 2 isoform X1 has protein sequence MKVFFFCILKNSQSETSYFCSLYVWTSCSRCHAAASLNPQQRQTRFPDEKMSAGTEEPQWRRVRSVTGVIPRSRHGHRAAAIRELIIVFGGGNEGIAESLHVYNTVSKQWFLPAVRGDIPPGCAAHGFVCEGTRILVFGGMVEFGKYSNNLYELQANRWLWKKLKPRAPRNGLPPCPRIAHSFTLVGNKCFLFGGLANDSEDPNGNIPRYMGDFYELELQPVSGARGWSIPETKGGGPSARESHSSIAYTGSGSPKLYIFGGMQGYRLNDLWQLDLGNTMVWSTPQTRGTVPLPRSLHSASIIGNKMYVFGGWIPVPESDKNNTLGTEWICTNSLSVLNLDTMSWENLGPEQCDDIESQLQSEGPQTDDPHACWPRARAGHCATVVGSRLYIWSGRDGFRKCWNYQVCCRDLWYLETDRPACPEGVLLIKSTVSMLHVAWRPLAAADCYILQIQPLYLRRAATSNPAAKPVHLSGPDGLHGTDNNSTSVHSHQLQPEGNTNSEAKASAQNISAREESTTKSNGSAESRAQGFGLQTSVAEISSSVQQTAKRKTDLDSDTDQENPDEAVWFDVGVFKTLFSEVSHYFLPADSEPTSAISSSRPSNTKERKLPGPQDYQDREKQELAPGQTYRFRVAGINCFGKGDFSPVSEFKTCQPGFPGAPCAVKISKANDSVHITWEAPSSPSGRILEYSMYMAVRKSRSTSSEGPGQLAFIKIYRGTKTSCSVSSSHMDNAHIDCSASNRPAVVFRIAAKNEQGYGPATQIRWIQDPCNFRALDTSAEGDQDAADSSS, from the exons ATGaaagtgttctttttttgtattttaaagaaCAGTCAGAGTGAGACGTCATACTTTTGTTCACTCTATGtttggacttcctgttcacGGTGTCACGCAGCTGCGTCTTTGAATCCTCAGCAGCGCCAAACTCGGTTCCCTGACGAGAAAATGAGTGCAGGGACGGAGGAACCCCAGTGGAGGAGAGTCCGTTCGGTTACCGGGGTCATTCCGCGGTCCAGACACGGACACCGTGCAGCTGCAATAAGAGAACTGATTATTGTGTTCGGTGGCGGAAATGAAGGAATAGCGGAATCTCTCCATGTTTATAACACtg TCTCAAAGCAGTGGTTTCTGCCTGCGGTCAGGGGTGACATCCCACCGGGCTGTGCTGCTCATGGCTTTGTCTGTGAAGGTACACGAATACTAGTCTTTGGGGGCATGGTCGAGTTTGGGAAATACAGCAACAACCTCTATGAACTTCAG GCTAATCGCTGGCTGTGGAAGAAGTTAAAGCCCCGAGCGCCCAGGAATGGCTTACCACCCTGCCCTCGGATTGCTCACAGCTTCACGCTTGTGGGTAAcaagtgtttcctgtttggagGACTGGCAAATGACAGTGAAGACCCGAATGGCAACATACCAAG ATACATGGGTGACTTCTATGAACTGGAGCTGCAGCCAGTGTCAGGCGCAAGAGGCTGGAGCATCCCAGAGACAAAGGGTGGTGGTCCTTCGGCACGGGAGTCCCACTCCTCAATTGCTTATACTGGCTCTGGTTCCCCAAAACTCTACATCTTTGGAGGGATGCAGGGATACCGTTTAAATGACCTCTGGCAGCTGGATCTAGGta ACACAATGGTGTGGTCAACACCTCAAACCAGGGGTACGGTACCACTTCCTAGAAGCCTTCATTCTGCCAGCATCATTGGAAACAA GATGTATGTTTTTGGTGGTTGGATTCCTGTTCCAGAGTCAGACAAGAACAATACCCTAGGAACTGAATGGATCTGCACAAACTCCCTAAGTGTGCTAAACTTGG ACACCATGAGCTGGGAGAACCTAGGGCCGGAGCAATGTGACGATATTGAGTCCCAGCTTCAGAGTGAGGGGCCACAGACTGATGACCCACATGCCTGTTGGCCCAGAGCCAGGGCCGGCCACTGTGCCACTGTTGTTGGGTCCAGGCTTTACATTTGGAGTGGCCGTGATGGATTTCGGAAGTGCTGGAACTACCAGGTCTGCTGCAGGGATCTCTGGTACCTGGAGACAG ATCGCCCAGCATGCCCAGAGGGAGTGTTACTCATCAAATCCACAGTCAGCATGCTCCATGTGGCGTGGCGCCCCCTGGCGGCAGCAGACTGCTACATCCTTCAGATCCAACCGTTGTATCTTCGGAGAGCCGCTACCAGCAATCCTGCAGCCAAACCAGTCCATCTGAGTGGACCAGATGGACTGCACGGAACAGACAACAACTCTACTA GTGTTCACTCCCACCAACTTCAACctgaaggaaacacaaattCAGAAGCCAAAGCATCAGCTCAG aatattTCAGCACGAGAGGAATCTACAACAAAATCCAATGGCTCAGCAGAATCTAGGGCACAAG GTTTTGGACTGCAGACATCAGTAGCAGAGATCAGCAGCTCAGTGCAGCAGACAG CTAAAAGGAAGACAGATCTCGACTCAGACACAGATCAG GAGAACCCAGATGAGGCTGTGTGGTTTGATGTTGGTGTTTTCAAAACACTCTTCTCAGAGGTCAGCCACTACTTCCTTCCTGCTGACAGTGAACCTACCAGTGCCATCAGTAGCAGTCGACCCTCAAATACTAAAGAG AGGAAACTCCCTGGGCCTCAGGACTACCAAGACAGAGAGAAGCAGGAGCTTGCCCCAGGTCAGACCTACAGATTCAGAGTCGCAGGCATCAACTGCTTTGGAAAGGGAGACTTCAGCCCAGTCAGCGAGTTCAAAACCTGTCAGCCTGGTTTCCCAGGAGCACCCTGTGCTGTCAAAATTTCTAAG gCGAACGATTCGGTTCACATCACATGGGAGGCACCCTCATCTCCCTCGGGACGCATCCTGGAATATTCAATGTACATGGCAGTGAGGAAGAGCCGCTCCACCAGCTCAGAGGGTCCGGGTCAGCTGGCGTTCATCAAGATATACCGCGGCACTAAGACATCCTGCTCAGTCAGCTCCTCCCACATGGACAATGCCCACATTGACTGCTCCGCCTCCAACCGACCGGCTGTTGTCTTCCGTATCGCTGCTAAAAACGAGCAGGGGTACGGCCCGGCGACGCAGATCCGCTGGATTCAAG atCCTTGTAATTTCCGAGCACTAGACACCAGTGCTGAAGGGGACCAGGATGCTGCTGACAG TTCCAGCTGA
- the hcfc2 gene encoding host cell factor 2 isoform X2, with translation MKVFFFCILKNSQSETSYFCSLYVWTSCSRCHAAASLNPQQRQTRFPDEKMSAGTEEPQWRRVRSVTGVIPRSRHGHRAAAIRELIIVFGGGNEGIAESLHVYNTVSKQWFLPAVRGDIPPGCAAHGFVCEGTRILVFGGMVEFGKYSNNLYELQANRWLWKKLKPRAPRNGLPPCPRIAHSFTLVGNKCFLFGGLANDSEDPNGNIPRYMGDFYELELQPVSGARGWSIPETKGGGPSARESHSSIAYTGSGSPKLYIFGGMQGYRLNDLWQLDLDTMVWSTPQTRGTVPLPRSLHSASIIGNKMYVFGGWIPVPESDKNNTLGTEWICTNSLSVLNLDTMSWENLGPEQCDDIESQLQSEGPQTDDPHACWPRARAGHCATVVGSRLYIWSGRDGFRKCWNYQVCCRDLWYLETDRPACPEGVLLIKSTVSMLHVAWRPLAAADCYILQIQPLYLRRAATSNPAAKPVHLSGPDGLHGTDNNSTSVHSHQLQPEGNTNSEAKASAQNISAREESTTKSNGSAESRAQGFGLQTSVAEISSSVQQTAKRKTDLDSDTDQENPDEAVWFDVGVFKTLFSEVSHYFLPADSEPTSAISSSRPSNTKERKLPGPQDYQDREKQELAPGQTYRFRVAGINCFGKGDFSPVSEFKTCQPGFPGAPCAVKISKANDSVHITWEAPSSPSGRILEYSMYMAVRKSRSTSSEGPGQLAFIKIYRGTKTSCSVSSSHMDNAHIDCSASNRPAVVFRIAAKNEQGYGPATQIRWIQDPCNFRALDTSAEGDQDAADSSS, from the exons ATGaaagtgttctttttttgtattttaaagaaCAGTCAGAGTGAGACGTCATACTTTTGTTCACTCTATGtttggacttcctgttcacGGTGTCACGCAGCTGCGTCTTTGAATCCTCAGCAGCGCCAAACTCGGTTCCCTGACGAGAAAATGAGTGCAGGGACGGAGGAACCCCAGTGGAGGAGAGTCCGTTCGGTTACCGGGGTCATTCCGCGGTCCAGACACGGACACCGTGCAGCTGCAATAAGAGAACTGATTATTGTGTTCGGTGGCGGAAATGAAGGAATAGCGGAATCTCTCCATGTTTATAACACtg TCTCAAAGCAGTGGTTTCTGCCTGCGGTCAGGGGTGACATCCCACCGGGCTGTGCTGCTCATGGCTTTGTCTGTGAAGGTACACGAATACTAGTCTTTGGGGGCATGGTCGAGTTTGGGAAATACAGCAACAACCTCTATGAACTTCAG GCTAATCGCTGGCTGTGGAAGAAGTTAAAGCCCCGAGCGCCCAGGAATGGCTTACCACCCTGCCCTCGGATTGCTCACAGCTTCACGCTTGTGGGTAAcaagtgtttcctgtttggagGACTGGCAAATGACAGTGAAGACCCGAATGGCAACATACCAAG ATACATGGGTGACTTCTATGAACTGGAGCTGCAGCCAGTGTCAGGCGCAAGAGGCTGGAGCATCCCAGAGACAAAGGGTGGTGGTCCTTCGGCACGGGAGTCCCACTCCTCAATTGCTTATACTGGCTCTGGTTCCCCAAAACTCTACATCTTTGGAGGGATGCAGGGATACCGTTTAAATGACCTCTGGCAGCTGGATCTAG ACACAATGGTGTGGTCAACACCTCAAACCAGGGGTACGGTACCACTTCCTAGAAGCCTTCATTCTGCCAGCATCATTGGAAACAA GATGTATGTTTTTGGTGGTTGGATTCCTGTTCCAGAGTCAGACAAGAACAATACCCTAGGAACTGAATGGATCTGCACAAACTCCCTAAGTGTGCTAAACTTGG ACACCATGAGCTGGGAGAACCTAGGGCCGGAGCAATGTGACGATATTGAGTCCCAGCTTCAGAGTGAGGGGCCACAGACTGATGACCCACATGCCTGTTGGCCCAGAGCCAGGGCCGGCCACTGTGCCACTGTTGTTGGGTCCAGGCTTTACATTTGGAGTGGCCGTGATGGATTTCGGAAGTGCTGGAACTACCAGGTCTGCTGCAGGGATCTCTGGTACCTGGAGACAG ATCGCCCAGCATGCCCAGAGGGAGTGTTACTCATCAAATCCACAGTCAGCATGCTCCATGTGGCGTGGCGCCCCCTGGCGGCAGCAGACTGCTACATCCTTCAGATCCAACCGTTGTATCTTCGGAGAGCCGCTACCAGCAATCCTGCAGCCAAACCAGTCCATCTGAGTGGACCAGATGGACTGCACGGAACAGACAACAACTCTACTA GTGTTCACTCCCACCAACTTCAACctgaaggaaacacaaattCAGAAGCCAAAGCATCAGCTCAG aatattTCAGCACGAGAGGAATCTACAACAAAATCCAATGGCTCAGCAGAATCTAGGGCACAAG GTTTTGGACTGCAGACATCAGTAGCAGAGATCAGCAGCTCAGTGCAGCAGACAG CTAAAAGGAAGACAGATCTCGACTCAGACACAGATCAG GAGAACCCAGATGAGGCTGTGTGGTTTGATGTTGGTGTTTTCAAAACACTCTTCTCAGAGGTCAGCCACTACTTCCTTCCTGCTGACAGTGAACCTACCAGTGCCATCAGTAGCAGTCGACCCTCAAATACTAAAGAG AGGAAACTCCCTGGGCCTCAGGACTACCAAGACAGAGAGAAGCAGGAGCTTGCCCCAGGTCAGACCTACAGATTCAGAGTCGCAGGCATCAACTGCTTTGGAAAGGGAGACTTCAGCCCAGTCAGCGAGTTCAAAACCTGTCAGCCTGGTTTCCCAGGAGCACCCTGTGCTGTCAAAATTTCTAAG gCGAACGATTCGGTTCACATCACATGGGAGGCACCCTCATCTCCCTCGGGACGCATCCTGGAATATTCAATGTACATGGCAGTGAGGAAGAGCCGCTCCACCAGCTCAGAGGGTCCGGGTCAGCTGGCGTTCATCAAGATATACCGCGGCACTAAGACATCCTGCTCAGTCAGCTCCTCCCACATGGACAATGCCCACATTGACTGCTCCGCCTCCAACCGACCGGCTGTTGTCTTCCGTATCGCTGCTAAAAACGAGCAGGGGTACGGCCCGGCGACGCAGATCCGCTGGATTCAAG atCCTTGTAATTTCCGAGCACTAGACACCAGTGCTGAAGGGGACCAGGATGCTGCTGACAG TTCCAGCTGA
- the hcfc2 gene encoding host cell factor 2 isoform X3, giving the protein MKVFFFCILKNSQSETSYFCSLYVWTSCSRCHAAASLNPQQRQTRFPDEKMSAGTEEPQWRRVRSVTGVIPRSRHGHRAAAIRELIIVFGGGNEGIAESLHVYNTVSKQWFLPAVRGDIPPGCAAHGFVCEGTRILVFGGMVEFGKYSNNLYELQANRWLWKKLKPRAPRNGLPPCPRIAHSFTLVGNKCFLFGGLANDSEDPNGNIPRYMGDFYELELQPVSGARGWSIPETKGGGPSARESHSSIAYTGSGSPKLYIFGGMQGYRLNDLWQLDLGNTMVWSTPQTRGTVPLPRSLHSASIIGNKMYVFGGWIPVPESDKNNTLGTEWICTNSLSVLNLDTMSWENLGPEQCDDIESQLQSEGPQTDDPHACWPRARAGHCATVVGSRLYIWSGRDGFRKCWNYQVCCRDLWYLETDRPACPEGVLLIKSTVSMLHVAWRPLAAADCYILQIQPLYLRRAATSNPAAKPVHLSGPDGLHGTDNNSTSVHSHQLQPEGNTNSEAKASAQNISAREESTTKSNGSAESRAQGFGLQTSVAEISSSVQQTAKRKTDLDSDTDQMRLCGLMLVFSKHSSQRSATTSFLLTVNLPVPSVAVDPQILKRGNSLGLRTTKTERSRSLPQVRPTDSESQASTALERETSAQSASSKPVSLVSQEHPVLSKFLRRTIRFTSHGRHPHLPRDASWNIQCTWQ; this is encoded by the exons ATGaaagtgttctttttttgtattttaaagaaCAGTCAGAGTGAGACGTCATACTTTTGTTCACTCTATGtttggacttcctgttcacGGTGTCACGCAGCTGCGTCTTTGAATCCTCAGCAGCGCCAAACTCGGTTCCCTGACGAGAAAATGAGTGCAGGGACGGAGGAACCCCAGTGGAGGAGAGTCCGTTCGGTTACCGGGGTCATTCCGCGGTCCAGACACGGACACCGTGCAGCTGCAATAAGAGAACTGATTATTGTGTTCGGTGGCGGAAATGAAGGAATAGCGGAATCTCTCCATGTTTATAACACtg TCTCAAAGCAGTGGTTTCTGCCTGCGGTCAGGGGTGACATCCCACCGGGCTGTGCTGCTCATGGCTTTGTCTGTGAAGGTACACGAATACTAGTCTTTGGGGGCATGGTCGAGTTTGGGAAATACAGCAACAACCTCTATGAACTTCAG GCTAATCGCTGGCTGTGGAAGAAGTTAAAGCCCCGAGCGCCCAGGAATGGCTTACCACCCTGCCCTCGGATTGCTCACAGCTTCACGCTTGTGGGTAAcaagtgtttcctgtttggagGACTGGCAAATGACAGTGAAGACCCGAATGGCAACATACCAAG ATACATGGGTGACTTCTATGAACTGGAGCTGCAGCCAGTGTCAGGCGCAAGAGGCTGGAGCATCCCAGAGACAAAGGGTGGTGGTCCTTCGGCACGGGAGTCCCACTCCTCAATTGCTTATACTGGCTCTGGTTCCCCAAAACTCTACATCTTTGGAGGGATGCAGGGATACCGTTTAAATGACCTCTGGCAGCTGGATCTAGGta ACACAATGGTGTGGTCAACACCTCAAACCAGGGGTACGGTACCACTTCCTAGAAGCCTTCATTCTGCCAGCATCATTGGAAACAA GATGTATGTTTTTGGTGGTTGGATTCCTGTTCCAGAGTCAGACAAGAACAATACCCTAGGAACTGAATGGATCTGCACAAACTCCCTAAGTGTGCTAAACTTGG ACACCATGAGCTGGGAGAACCTAGGGCCGGAGCAATGTGACGATATTGAGTCCCAGCTTCAGAGTGAGGGGCCACAGACTGATGACCCACATGCCTGTTGGCCCAGAGCCAGGGCCGGCCACTGTGCCACTGTTGTTGGGTCCAGGCTTTACATTTGGAGTGGCCGTGATGGATTTCGGAAGTGCTGGAACTACCAGGTCTGCTGCAGGGATCTCTGGTACCTGGAGACAG ATCGCCCAGCATGCCCAGAGGGAGTGTTACTCATCAAATCCACAGTCAGCATGCTCCATGTGGCGTGGCGCCCCCTGGCGGCAGCAGACTGCTACATCCTTCAGATCCAACCGTTGTATCTTCGGAGAGCCGCTACCAGCAATCCTGCAGCCAAACCAGTCCATCTGAGTGGACCAGATGGACTGCACGGAACAGACAACAACTCTACTA GTGTTCACTCCCACCAACTTCAACctgaaggaaacacaaattCAGAAGCCAAAGCATCAGCTCAG aatattTCAGCACGAGAGGAATCTACAACAAAATCCAATGGCTCAGCAGAATCTAGGGCACAAG GTTTTGGACTGCAGACATCAGTAGCAGAGATCAGCAGCTCAGTGCAGCAGACAG CTAAAAGGAAGACAGATCTCGACTCAGACACAGATCAG ATGAGGCTGTGTGGTTTGATGTTGGTGTTTTCAAAACACTCTTCTCAGAGGTCAGCCACTACTTCCTTCCTGCTGACAGTGAACCTACCAGTGCCATCAGTAGCAGTCGACCCTCAAATACTAAAGAG AGGAAACTCCCTGGGCCTCAGGACTACCAAGACAGAGAGAAGCAGGAGCTTGCCCCAGGTCAGACCTACAGATTCAGAGTCGCAGGCATCAACTGCTTTGGAAAGGGAGACTTCAGCCCAGTCAGCGAGTTCAAAACCTGTCAGCCTGGTTTCCCAGGAGCACCCTGTGCTGTCAAAATTTCTAAG gCGAACGATTCGGTTCACATCACATGGGAGGCACCCTCATCTCCCTCGGGACGCATCCTGGAATATTCAATGTACATGGCAGTGA
- the elk3 gene encoding ETS domain-containing protein Elk-3 isoform X1 — translation MESSITLWQFLLQLLLDQSHKHLICWTSNDGEFKLLKSEEVAKLWGLRKNKTNMNYDKLSRALRYYYDKNIIKKVIGQKFVYKFVSFPEILKMDPAVVELGCSIEENGGVMSEPEAEDEDGGGRNQYLQSSLYSSFTVNSLKQPLEPHQPVKTEPRPDRHDDSSSVIRFITNRGRCSLPSTPPPAPTETSHSSRPSPQQAQSSSCSSSPPQSPTHTVWRGRGHSTETGELEQSTQPLNLSSGQRERVRSQSTIMPERRGLANSIPLKSRKPKGLEISASSLLLTGSDLVSIALNSPALPSGSLTPTFFTAQTPSGLLLTPSPLLSNIHFWSSLSPVGPLSPAQLQNHSPLFQFPTLLNGPIPVPLSSVDSPLLISSSHRS, via the exons ATGGAGAGTTCCATCACGCTCTGGcagtttctcctgcagctgctgctcgaCCAAAGCCACAAACATCTCATCTGCTGGACCTCAAATGACGGCGAGTTCAAGCTGCTCAAGTCAGAGGAAGTGGCCAAGCTCTGGGGGCTGCGCAAGAACAAGACCAACATGAATTATGACAAGCTGAGCAGAGCCCTGCGCTACTACTATGACAAA AATATAATCAAGAAAGTGATTGGCCAGAAGTTTGTCTACAAGTTTGTGTCATTCCCTGAAATTCTGAAGATGGACCCTGCAGTGGTGGAATTGGGCTGCAGCATTGAGGAAAATGGGGGGGTGATGTCAGAGCCTGAAGCtgaagatgaggatggaggTGGGAGAAACCAATATCTCCAGTCTAGCTTGTACTCCTCCTTCACAGTCAACTCCCTGAAACAACCTTTAGAACCGCACCAACCAGTCAAGACGGAGCCCAGACCAGATCGCCATGACGACAGCTCATCTGTCATCAGATTCATAACCAACCGTGGCCGTTGTTCCCTACCATCCACCCCACCTCCAGCCCCGACTGAGACCTCCCATTCCTCCAGACCGTCTCCTCAACAAGCCCagtcttcctcctgctcctcttcgcCGCCACAAAGCCCCACCCACACAGTGTGGAGAGGGCGGGGCCACAGCACAGAGACTGGTGAGTTAGAGCAGAGCACTCAACCTCTAAACCTGTCATCTGgtcagagggagagagtgagatCACAGAGCACCATCATGCCAGAGAGGAGGGGACTGGCCAATAGCATACCTCTTAAAAGCAGAAAGCCCAAAGGTTTGGAAATCTccgcctcctccctcctcctaacaggaagtgacctcgtCTCCATTGCTCTCAACAGCCCGGCGCTACCTTCAGGGTCCCTGACCCCTACCTTCTTCACTGCCCAG ACTCCGTCTGGTCTGCTGCTCACCCCCAGTCCTCTTCTTTCCAATATCCATTTCTGGTCCAGCCTCAGTCCTGTGGGACCCCTCAGCCCAGCCCAACTGCAGAACCATTCCCCCCTGTTTCAG TTCCCCACACTGTTGAATGGACCTATCCCGGTGCCCTTATCCAGTGTGGACAGTCCTCTGCTGATCTCCAGCTCCCACAGGTCCTGA
- the elk3 gene encoding ETS domain-containing protein Elk-3 isoform X2, producing the protein MESSITLWQFLLQLLLDQSHKHLICWTSNDGEFKLLKSEEVAKLWGLRKNKTNMNYDKLSRALRYYYDKNIIKKVIGQKFVYKFVSFPEILKMDPAVVELGCSIEENGGVMSEPEAEDEDGGGRNQYLQSSLYSSFTVNSLKQPLEPHQPVKTEPRPDRHDDSSSVIRFITNRGRCSLPSTPPPAPTETSHSSRPSPQQAQSSSCSSSPPQSPTHTVWRGRGHSTETGELEQSTQPLNLSSGQRERVRSQSTIMPERRGLANSIPLKSRKPKGLEISASSLLLTGSDLVSIALNSPALPSGSLTPTFFTAQPQSCGTPQPSPTAEPFPPVSVPHTVEWTYPGALIQCGQSSADLQLPQVLISSNRRISLRP; encoded by the exons ATGGAGAGTTCCATCACGCTCTGGcagtttctcctgcagctgctgctcgaCCAAAGCCACAAACATCTCATCTGCTGGACCTCAAATGACGGCGAGTTCAAGCTGCTCAAGTCAGAGGAAGTGGCCAAGCTCTGGGGGCTGCGCAAGAACAAGACCAACATGAATTATGACAAGCTGAGCAGAGCCCTGCGCTACTACTATGACAAA AATATAATCAAGAAAGTGATTGGCCAGAAGTTTGTCTACAAGTTTGTGTCATTCCCTGAAATTCTGAAGATGGACCCTGCAGTGGTGGAATTGGGCTGCAGCATTGAGGAAAATGGGGGGGTGATGTCAGAGCCTGAAGCtgaagatgaggatggaggTGGGAGAAACCAATATCTCCAGTCTAGCTTGTACTCCTCCTTCACAGTCAACTCCCTGAAACAACCTTTAGAACCGCACCAACCAGTCAAGACGGAGCCCAGACCAGATCGCCATGACGACAGCTCATCTGTCATCAGATTCATAACCAACCGTGGCCGTTGTTCCCTACCATCCACCCCACCTCCAGCCCCGACTGAGACCTCCCATTCCTCCAGACCGTCTCCTCAACAAGCCCagtcttcctcctgctcctcttcgcCGCCACAAAGCCCCACCCACACAGTGTGGAGAGGGCGGGGCCACAGCACAGAGACTGGTGAGTTAGAGCAGAGCACTCAACCTCTAAACCTGTCATCTGgtcagagggagagagtgagatCACAGAGCACCATCATGCCAGAGAGGAGGGGACTGGCCAATAGCATACCTCTTAAAAGCAGAAAGCCCAAAGGTTTGGAAATCTccgcctcctccctcctcctaacaggaagtgacctcgtCTCCATTGCTCTCAACAGCCCGGCGCTACCTTCAGGGTCCCTGACCCCTACCTTCTTCACTGCCCAG CCTCAGTCCTGTGGGACCCCTCAGCCCAGCCCAACTGCAGAACCATTCCCCCCTGTTTCAG TTCCCCACACTGTTGAATGGACCTATCCCGGTGCCCTTATCCAGTGTGGACAGTCCTCTGCTGATCTCCAGCTCCCACAGGTCCTGATATCATCAAACCGGCGCATCAGCCTTCGACcctga